The following proteins are encoded in a genomic region of Takifugu flavidus isolate HTHZ2018 chromosome 3, ASM371156v2, whole genome shotgun sequence:
- the LOC130523114 gene encoding transmembrane protease serine 9-like isoform X1: protein MRFYQVLVVVVALSEGAGAQPGNMGGPERLPWYAKMNGAIPNRGTLISDQWVLTDAFFLSLIYNKGLTVELGQPQRTGSDPVPVSRGVSEAVYHPLFDPQNYQQSIALLKLSSPVNLSDHISSICLAPANSTFQSGTDAWILGLSSNDGSVVMAKASILENNECQTGSNQTRDDLICTGNYSLPSGTCMDTVGSPLLVTDGKMWIQIGVGSTSICGEKKRPLLSVSSHLEWIRNVTGNSQLGEGVSTSTSSPGDGGVSTSTSSPGDGGVSTSTSSPGGGGVSTSTSSPGDGGVSTSTSSPGDGGVSTSTSSPQQCTTPPVEPPRTKCDRSIFGSSQKLSATHFTSVCALLFSLYVLVVQA from the exons ATGAGATTCTACCAGGTTCTGGTCGTGGTGGTTGCCCTCTCTGAAG GAGCTGGTGCCCAACCAG GAAATATGGGAGGTCCAGAAAGATTGCCCTGGTATGCCAAGATGAATGGCGCGATACCAAATAGAGGAACTCTGATATCTGACCAGTGGGTGCTGACAGATGCTTTTTTCTTGTCTCT caTTTATAACAAAGGCTTAACCGTTGAGCTGGGCCAGCCCCAAAGGACAGGTTCTGATCCTGTTCCAGTGTCACGAGGAGTTTCTGAAGCTGTATACCACCCTTTGTTTGATCCCCAAAACTACCAACAAAGCATCGCCCTCCTGAAGCTGTCCAGCCCGGTCAATCTTTCAGATCACATATCTTCGATCTGCTTGGCTCCAGCAAACAGCACTTTTCAGAGCGGAACTGATGCCTGGATCCTTGGTCTAAGCTCAAATG ATGGTTCTGTAGTCATGGCAAAGGCTTCAATCTTGGAAAATAATGAGTGTCAGACTGGTTCTAATCAAACCAGAGACGATTTGATCTGTACAGGAAACTACTCATTACCTTCAGGCACATGCATG gATACAGTAGGATCTCCACTGCTCGTTACAGATGGTAAGATGTGGATCCAGATTGGTGTGGGTTCAACGTCTATCTGTGGAGAGAAGAAACGTCCCCTTCTGTCCGTGTCGAGTCACCTGGAGTGGATCAGGAATGTCACTGGCAACAGTCAGCTGGGTGAAGGCGTTTCCACCTCTACCTCCTCACCTGGAGACGGAGGCGTTTCCACCTCTACCTCCTCACCTGGAGACGGAGGCGTTTCCACCTCTACCTCCTCACCTGGAGGCGGAGGCGTTTCCACCTCTACCTCCTCACCTGGAGACGGAGGCGTTTCCACCTCTACCTCCTCACCTGGAGACGGAGGCGTTTCCACCTCTACCTCCTCACCTCAGCAGTGTACAACTCCTCCCGTCGAACCCCCGAGGACCAAGTGTGACAGAAGCATTTTCGGCAGCAGCCAAAAACTGAGCGCCACCCACTTCACCTCTGTCTGCGCTCTTCTCTTCTCGCTCTATGTCCTGGTTGTCCAAGCATAA
- the LOC130523114 gene encoding transmembrane protease serine 9-like isoform X4 → MGGPERLPWYAKMNGAIPNRGTLISDQWVLTDAFFLSLIYNKGLTVELGQPQRTGSDPVPVSRGVSEAVYHPLFDPQNYQQSIALLKLSSPVNLSDHISSICLAPANSTFQSGTDAWILGLSSNDGSVVMAKASILENNECQTGSNQTRDDLICTGNYSLPSGTCMDTVGSPLLVTDGKMWIQIGVGSTSICGEKKRPLLSVSSHLEWIRNVTGNSQLGEGVSTSTSSPGDGGVSTSTSSPGDGGVSTSTSSPGGGGVSTSTSSPGDGGVSTSTSSPGDGGVSTSTSSPQQCTTPPVEPPRTKCDRSIFGSSQKLSATHFTSVCALLFSLYVLVVQA, encoded by the exons ATGGGAGGTCCAGAAAGATTGCCCTGGTATGCCAAGATGAATGGCGCGATACCAAATAGAGGAACTCTGATATCTGACCAGTGGGTGCTGACAGATGCTTTTTTCTTGTCTCT caTTTATAACAAAGGCTTAACCGTTGAGCTGGGCCAGCCCCAAAGGACAGGTTCTGATCCTGTTCCAGTGTCACGAGGAGTTTCTGAAGCTGTATACCACCCTTTGTTTGATCCCCAAAACTACCAACAAAGCATCGCCCTCCTGAAGCTGTCCAGCCCGGTCAATCTTTCAGATCACATATCTTCGATCTGCTTGGCTCCAGCAAACAGCACTTTTCAGAGCGGAACTGATGCCTGGATCCTTGGTCTAAGCTCAAATG ATGGTTCTGTAGTCATGGCAAAGGCTTCAATCTTGGAAAATAATGAGTGTCAGACTGGTTCTAATCAAACCAGAGACGATTTGATCTGTACAGGAAACTACTCATTACCTTCAGGCACATGCATG gATACAGTAGGATCTCCACTGCTCGTTACAGATGGTAAGATGTGGATCCAGATTGGTGTGGGTTCAACGTCTATCTGTGGAGAGAAGAAACGTCCCCTTCTGTCCGTGTCGAGTCACCTGGAGTGGATCAGGAATGTCACTGGCAACAGTCAGCTGGGTGAAGGCGTTTCCACCTCTACCTCCTCACCTGGAGACGGAGGCGTTTCCACCTCTACCTCCTCACCTGGAGACGGAGGCGTTTCCACCTCTACCTCCTCACCTGGAGGCGGAGGCGTTTCCACCTCTACCTCCTCACCTGGAGACGGAGGCGTTTCCACCTCTACCTCCTCACCTGGAGACGGAGGCGTTTCCACCTCTACCTCCTCACCTCAGCAGTGTACAACTCCTCCCGTCGAACCCCCGAGGACCAAGTGTGACAGAAGCATTTTCGGCAGCAGCCAAAAACTGAGCGCCACCCACTTCACCTCTGTCTGCGCTCTTCTCTTCTCGCTCTATGTCCTGGTTGTCCAAGCATAA
- the LOC130523114 gene encoding mast cell tryptase-like isoform X7: MRFYQVLVVVVALSEGAGAQPGNMGGPERLPWYAKMNGAIPNRGTLISDQWVLTDAFFLSLIYNKGLTVELGQPQRTGSDPVPVSRGVSEAVYHPLFDPQNYQQSIALLKLSSPVNLSDHISSICLAPANSTFQSGTDAWILGLSSNDGSVVMAKASILENNECQTGSNQTRDDLICTGNYSLPSGTCMDTVGSPLLVTDVIKVRIVVESGCFASVDGDICQQSV; this comes from the exons ATGAGATTCTACCAGGTTCTGGTCGTGGTGGTTGCCCTCTCTGAAG GAGCTGGTGCCCAACCAG GAAATATGGGAGGTCCAGAAAGATTGCCCTGGTATGCCAAGATGAATGGCGCGATACCAAATAGAGGAACTCTGATATCTGACCAGTGGGTGCTGACAGATGCTTTTTTCTTGTCTCT caTTTATAACAAAGGCTTAACCGTTGAGCTGGGCCAGCCCCAAAGGACAGGTTCTGATCCTGTTCCAGTGTCACGAGGAGTTTCTGAAGCTGTATACCACCCTTTGTTTGATCCCCAAAACTACCAACAAAGCATCGCCCTCCTGAAGCTGTCCAGCCCGGTCAATCTTTCAGATCACATATCTTCGATCTGCTTGGCTCCAGCAAACAGCACTTTTCAGAGCGGAACTGATGCCTGGATCCTTGGTCTAAGCTCAAATG ATGGTTCTGTAGTCATGGCAAAGGCTTCAATCTTGGAAAATAATGAGTGTCAGACTGGTTCTAATCAAACCAGAGACGATTTGATCTGTACAGGAAACTACTCATTACCTTCAGGCACATGCATG gATACAGTAGGATCTCCACTGCTCGTTACAGATG TAATCAAAGTGAGGATCGTGGTGGAATCAGGCTGTTTTGCCTCTGTGGACGGGGACATCTGTCAACAATCAGTATGA
- the LOC130523114 gene encoding tryptase beta-2-like isoform X2, whose translation MRFYQVLVVVVALSEGAGAQPGNMGGPERLPWYAKMNGAIPNRGTLISDQWVLTDAFFLSLIYNKGLTVELGQPQRTGSDPVPVSRGVSEAVYHPLFDPQNYQQSIALLKLSSPVNLSDHISSICLAPANSTFQSGTDAWILGLSSNVMAKASILENNECQTGSNQTRDDLICTGNYSLPSGTCMDTVGSPLLVTDGKMWIQIGVGSTSICGEKKRPLLSVSSHLEWIRNVTGNSQLGEGVSTSTSSPGDGGVSTSTSSPGDGGVSTSTSSPGGGGVSTSTSSPGDGGVSTSTSSPGDGGVSTSTSSPQQCTTPPVEPPRTKCDRSIFGSSQKLSATHFTSVCALLFSLYVLVVQA comes from the exons ATGAGATTCTACCAGGTTCTGGTCGTGGTGGTTGCCCTCTCTGAAG GAGCTGGTGCCCAACCAG GAAATATGGGAGGTCCAGAAAGATTGCCCTGGTATGCCAAGATGAATGGCGCGATACCAAATAGAGGAACTCTGATATCTGACCAGTGGGTGCTGACAGATGCTTTTTTCTTGTCTCT caTTTATAACAAAGGCTTAACCGTTGAGCTGGGCCAGCCCCAAAGGACAGGTTCTGATCCTGTTCCAGTGTCACGAGGAGTTTCTGAAGCTGTATACCACCCTTTGTTTGATCCCCAAAACTACCAACAAAGCATCGCCCTCCTGAAGCTGTCCAGCCCGGTCAATCTTTCAGATCACATATCTTCGATCTGCTTGGCTCCAGCAAACAGCACTTTTCAGAGCGGAACTGATGCCTGGATCCTTGGTCTAAGCTCAAATG TCATGGCAAAGGCTTCAATCTTGGAAAATAATGAGTGTCAGACTGGTTCTAATCAAACCAGAGACGATTTGATCTGTACAGGAAACTACTCATTACCTTCAGGCACATGCATG gATACAGTAGGATCTCCACTGCTCGTTACAGATGGTAAGATGTGGATCCAGATTGGTGTGGGTTCAACGTCTATCTGTGGAGAGAAGAAACGTCCCCTTCTGTCCGTGTCGAGTCACCTGGAGTGGATCAGGAATGTCACTGGCAACAGTCAGCTGGGTGAAGGCGTTTCCACCTCTACCTCCTCACCTGGAGACGGAGGCGTTTCCACCTCTACCTCCTCACCTGGAGACGGAGGCGTTTCCACCTCTACCTCCTCACCTGGAGGCGGAGGCGTTTCCACCTCTACCTCCTCACCTGGAGACGGAGGCGTTTCCACCTCTACCTCCTCACCTGGAGACGGAGGCGTTTCCACCTCTACCTCCTCACCTCAGCAGTGTACAACTCCTCCCGTCGAACCCCCGAGGACCAAGTGTGACAGAAGCATTTTCGGCAGCAGCCAAAAACTGAGCGCCACCCACTTCACCTCTGTCTGCGCTCTTCTCTTCTCGCTCTATGTCCTGGTTGTCCAAGCATAA